The following coding sequences lie in one Sorghum bicolor cultivar BTx623 chromosome 6, Sorghum_bicolor_NCBIv3, whole genome shotgun sequence genomic window:
- the LOC8073596 gene encoding protein MHF2 homolog: MDEEATTGNSPAAETFDPDLIHAIFKLVWRRRAGKGGGGNEDIDVEPAPETSRRNRSTTANANALKVSCELLRIFVTEAIQRSAFIAEAEDGTVIEPTHLERVLPQLLLDF, from the exons ATGGACGAAGAGGCAACCACAGGCAACTCGCCCGCCGCCGAGACATTTGATCCG GACCTGATTCACGCCATCTTCAAGCTGGTGTGGAGGCGGCGGGCGGGGAAGGGCGGCGGTGGCAATGAGGACATCGACGTGGAG CCTGCTCCAGAGACCTCGAGGAGAAATCGGAGTACAACTG CCAATGCAAATGCTCTTAAAGTCAGCTGCGAACTTCTGCGAATATTTGTTACAG AGGCCATTCAACGCTCTGCTTTTATCGCCGAAGCGGAGGATGGTACTGTCATCGAACCCACCCATCTAGAGCGTGTGTTGCCACAGCTGCTCTTGGACTTTTGA
- the LOC8058731 gene encoding dirigent protein 21, giving the protein MATSSPMFSLFFLLLIILAASSSSTTTVLASSGGEDDGGVTHIHLYLHETFKGANATAITAVASPRGSNSSFGSVGVLDDELRVGRDRSSELVGRYQGIVVGTDVDGSADYLTCITYVFTAGEYEGSTLSMQGPVLGFNGTIERPLVGGTGKFRMARGYSLFKLLGNPTPATVLFEIDLFVLMYRGK; this is encoded by the coding sequence ATGGCCACCTCCTCACCGATGTTCTcgctcttcttcctcctcctcatcatccTGGCAGCGTCGTCGTCTTCAACCACCACCGTTCTTGCATCCAGCGGCGGCGAAGACGACGGCGGCGTGACGCACATCCACCTCTACCTCCACGAGACGTTCAAGGGCGCCAACGCGACCGCGATCACCGCGGTGGCGTCCCCGCGGGGCTCCAACTCGTCGTTCGGGTCCGTGGGCGTGCTCGACGACGAGCTGCGCGTCGGCCGGGACAGGTCGTCCGAGCTCGTCGGGCGGTATCAGGGGATCGTCGTCGGCACCGACGTCGATGGGAGCGCCGACTACCTGACTTGCATCACCTACGTGTTCACCGCCGGCGAGTACGAGGGGAGCACGCTGTCCATGCAGGGCCCCGTCCTGGGGTTCAACGGAACCATCGAGCGCCCCCTGGTGGGCGGCACCGGCAAGTTCAGGATGGCCCGCGGCTACTCCCTGTTCAAGCTGCTGGGAAACCCGACTCCGGCGACGGTCCTCTTCGAGATCGACCTGTTCGTGCTTATGTACCGTGGCAAGTAG
- the LOC8058732 gene encoding protein MHF2 homolog, protein MDEDATTSDSSAAETFDPDLIHDIFKLVWRRRAGKGGGGGNEDIDAEPAPETSRRNRSTTANANALKVSCELLRIFVSEAIQRSAFIAEAEDGTVIEPTHLERVLPQLLLDF, encoded by the exons ATGGACGAAGATGCGACGACGAGCGACTCGTCCGCTGCCGAGACATTCGATCCG GACCTGATTCACGACATCTTCAAGCTGGTGTGGAGGCGGCGGGCGGGGAAGGGCGGCGGTGGAGGCAACGAGGACATCGACGCGGAG CCTGCTCCAGAGACCTCGAGGAGAAATCGGAGCACAACTG CCAATGCTAATGCTCTTAAAGTCAGCTGTGAACTTCTGCGAATATTTGTTTCAG AGGCTATTCAACGCTCTGCTTTTATCGCTGAAGCGGAGGATGGTACTGTCATTGAACCCACCCACCTAGAGCGTGTGTTGCCACAACTGCTCTTGGACTTTTGA
- the LOC8058733 gene encoding protein JINGUBANG produces MQLLPRLCMATGTGTGTGDGDGDREGNGNSSKLGTAVSSSSSTVSTSSAAAAAVSEASSSSTSLPSLPSLSSATSASLAASFAHVTTLLPLSASSSAAVVAAAAGDSLHGGLVVVARPACVALHDLSTMEATSTSDAADAAAAAGSVKCVAHLHGIGGAAAVTGHQDGRLRVWRVSSRSPGRLRLAAALPTVSDRLRRFPVPSNHVTVRRHHRRLWIEHADAVSGVAASADGRLLFSVSWDKTLKVWALPSLRCLQSLPAHDDAVNAVAVAPDGTVYTASADKRVRVWATRRPDNKPPPSRRGARGGKKHHQYHLVATLSRHTAAVNAVAVGCGGQALYSGGNDRCVLVWEREDSASHMVAVGALRGHRRAVLSVACAPGGLVVSGSADQTVRAWRRAADGRGYACVAVIDGLHDAAVRSVAAAPVPPVQKRSRAGGDGVDGGGGDEEEWKVCSASFDGEVRVWSLRVSGL; encoded by the coding sequence ATGCAGCTTCTTCCGCGCCTCTGCATGGCCAcgggcaccggcaccggcaccggcgacGGAGACGGAGACAGGGAGGGGAACGGCAACAGCAGCAAGCTGGGCACCGCGGTGTCGTCCTCTTCGTCGACCGTCTCCACGTcgtccgccgcggcggcggccgtgtCGGAGGCGTCGTCGTCCTCGACGTCCCTCCCGTCGCTCCCATCGCTCTCTTCAGCGACGAGCGCCAGCCTCGCCGCGTCCTTCGCCCACGTCACCACGCTACTCCCTCTGTCCGCGTCGTCGTCCGCTGCCgtcgtcgcggcggcggcgggggactCCCTCCACGGCGGCCTCGTCGTCGTGGCGCGGCCGGCGTGCGTGGCGCTCCACGACCTGTCGACGATGGAGGCGACCTCCACCTCCGACGCCGCggacgccgccgcggccgcgggcTCGGTCAAGTGCGTGGCGCACCTCCACGGCATCGGCGGCGCCGCGGCCGTGACGGGCCACCAGGACGGGCGGCTGCGCGTGTGGCGGGTGTCCTCGCGGTCGCCCGGCAGGCTCCGCCTCGCCGCGGCGCTCCCCACGGTGTCCGATCGCCTCCGCCGGTTCCCGGTCCCGTCCAACCACGTGACGGTGCGGCGCCACCACCGCCGGCTCTGGATCGAGCACGCCGACGCCGTGTCGGGCGTGGCGGCGTCGGCCGAcgggcgcctcctcttctccgTGTCCTGGGACAAGACGCTCAAGGTGTGGGCGCTGCCGTCGCTGCGGTGCCTGCAGTCGCTGCCGGCGCACGACGACGCCGTGAACGCCGTGGCCGTGGCGCCCGACGGCACCGTGTACACGGCCTCCGCCGACAAGCGCGTCCGCGTGTGGGCGacccgccgccccgacaacaAGCCGCCACCGTCCCGGcgcggcgcgcgcggcggcaAGAAGCACCACCAATACCACCTGGTCGCCACGCTGTCCCGCCACACGGCGGCGGTGAACGCCGTGGCCGTCGGGTGCGGGGGCCAGGCGCTCTACTCGGGCGGCAACGACCGGTGCGTGCTGGTGTGGGAGCGGGAGGACAGCGCCAGCCACATGGTCGCGGTCGGGGCGCTCAGGGGCCACCGCAGGGCCGTGCTCTCCGTCGCGTGCGCGCCGGGCGGGCTGGTCGTCAGCGGGTCCGCGGACCAGACGGTGCGGGCATGGCGCCGCGCCGCGGACGGCAGGGGGTACGCGTGCGTCGCCGTGATCGACGGCCTGCACGACGCCGCCGTCAGGTCCGTCGCGGCGGCGCCTGTGCCGCCGGTCCAGAAGCGGTCCCGCGCAGGCGGTGACGGTgtagacggcggcggcggcgacgaggagGAGTGGAAGGTGTGCAGCGCGAGCTTCGACGGCGAGGTGCGGGTGTGGTCGCTGCGCGTGTCGGGTTTGTAG